A genome region from Columba livia isolate bColLiv1 breed racing homer chromosome 2, bColLiv1.pat.W.v2, whole genome shotgun sequence includes the following:
- the MALSU1 gene encoding mitochondrial assembly of ribosomal large subunit protein 1, with amino-acid sequence MPGRGGPRCGSAAAGMWRALSGGRRLLRPLSAAVRGTLRRGPPPWVAGAPYGVCAETRGAGGGGAGVLGVAAAELRQAADTVLPKFNIDFVVDLLRQENAKDVCVIQLPPEIKYCDYFIIVSGSSTRHLHAMAHYLLKMYKHHKEESDPHTQIEGKETDDWLCIDFGSIVIHFMLPETREVYELEKLWTLGSYDDQLTQMTPQSLPEDFIFGLSPESSDHLETRT; translated from the exons ATGCCGGGGAGAGGCGGGCCGCGGTGTGGGAGCGCGGCGGCCGGCATGTGGCGGGCGCTGTCGGGGGGGCGGCGGCTGCTGCGGCCTCTGTCCGCCGCGGTGCGGGGCACCCTCCGGCGGGGGCCCCCCCCGTGGGTGGCCGGGGCTCCGTACGGGGTCTGCGCGGAGACGCGGGGCGCGGGAGGCGGCGGAGCCGGGGTACTGGGGGTGGCGGCGGCGGAGCTGCGCCAGGCAGCAG ATACTGTTCTTCCAAAGTTCAACATTGACTTTGTTGTAGATCTGCTGAGGCAAGAAAATGCTAAAGATGTCTGTGTCATCCAACTACctccagaaataaaatactgtgaTTATTTTATAATTGTGAGTGGATCTTCAACACGTCACCTCCATGCAATGGCACATTACTTGCTGAAAATG TACAAGCATCACAAAGAAGAAAGCGATCCTCATACTCAGATTGAAGGGAAAGAGACAGATGACTGGCTGTGTATTGATTTTG gGAGCATAGTGATCCATTTCATGCTGCCAGAGACGCGAGAGGTTTATGAATTGGAGAAGCTCTGGACTCTCGGTTCCTACGATGACCAGTTAACACAGATGACTCCACAGTCACTGCCAGAAGACTTTATATTTGGACTGAGTCCTGAGAGCAGTGATCATCTTGAGACAAGAACTTGA